The following nucleotide sequence is from uncultured Draconibacterium sp..
AACCGTGGTTTGATGGCCAGTTTTCATTTTGAAAATGAGTTGGCTGACGTGGTAAATCCGGAACGCAATTTTGATGGAAACGGTTATACTTTTAGCCAGGATATTGATCGCGGAAATGTGCTTCGTTTACCCGAAAATGCCAATGTGAATTTAGGTCATCCTGAACTGTACGGCCTGCCAAACAGTAGTTTTACTATCAGCTGCTTTGTGAAATTTATCGATATTCTGGAATTTGGAGATAATGCAATTCTTGGTAATGACGAAACGGGATACCGAAGAGGACTCCACCTGGTTTTGCGCTCGGGACATCCCTATTTCGGACTTTGGGCCAACGATTTTATGTCGGACGAGCTACTGGAAACCAACAAATGGTATCATCTAACGTGGCGCTATATTCTGGAAACCGGGCAACAAGCCATTTTTGTTAATGGCCAGTATGTTGGAGGCTCTGACGGGCACCCACCCTATTCCGGCACCAACGACATTTTTATTGGCAGTGCGCTTTCAGGTGGCGCAAGCCTGAGGGGCTACATCGACAACCTGTATATTTGGAACCGCCCGCTGGGTAACGAAGAAATAAACCGGCTGGCACTGGATGAAGAAATAATATACGAACCAGCAGAAACACCGACTACTTTATTATCAACCCGAAACATTGTCATTATTCTGGCTTCAATCGCGTTTATATTTCTCCTTTTCATTCTTATTCTGCTTCGAAAAATGAATGCCCGAAAACAGTCGATTTTGGTCAATAATCCTGAAACACCAACAAAAAATCAAATTCAGCTTTTTGGCGAGTTTAAAGCCATCAATGAAAACAATGAAGACGTTTCTGATCTTTTCACTCCTAAAGTGCGAGAGCTGTTTATATTCACATTAATACATAGCATGAAATATGGAATAGGAGCACCTATTCCCGATGTAAACGAAACGTTGTGGTATGGAATTGAAGCTAAGAAAGTGGCAAATAACCGCGCGGTTACGCTCAATAAGTTGCGAAAGATTTTGGCACATTTTAACAAGGTAGAAATCACGTCTCAAAATGGTTATTTGCACTTAAATCTGTCGGAAGACTTTTTCTGCGACTATGTGGAGGCATTTAATCTCTGTAAAATACCAGAAGGTATGTCGCGACAACAGTTACAGCTATTCTTCCATTTAGTAAAAAAAGGCCGGCTGCTAAAAGGTGTTGATTGGGCATGGCTCGATGAAATTCGAGGATTTACCGGCAACCAGGTGATTGATAACCTTTTAAAACTGGCATTAGATTACAAAAAGGAAAACAAACCCAAAGAAGTTGAAAAGGTGTCGCAACGAATTTTAGATTATGACGACTTGAACGAAGAAGCGCTGTACCTTCAGATTTGGGGGTTGCAGAAAACAAACAACTCTCACCTGGCCAAATTCAATTTCGAATCCTTCTGTTCAAAATATCAAAAAACAATGGGCGAATCCTATGCCTTAAATTTTAAAGAATTCACCCATCATTACGCCGATCAGCTGTAGTTTTTCAACTTATTTTTTGTGTTCTTTTTCAGCATGTTCCAGTTCCACCGAAAAGTGGCGCATAATTGGAGCTTCCTTTTTAATGCGGTAACCATGATCAATCTCTTCGCGTCGATCGAAGATATTTTTTAACGCCACCGCCACCACATCCATGTGATTGTTGGTGTAAGTTCGGCGCGGAATCGCCAAACGTAGCATTTCCAGTTTTGGATAACGGTTTTCGCGTGTAAGCGGATCACGGTCGGCCAACAACGTTCCCACTTCTACACCACGAACTCCTGCCTCAAGGTACAACTCAATTGCCAGCGTTTGTGCAATGTATTCCTCTTTCGGAACGTGGCCCAAAAATTTCTTGGCATCAACAAAAACAGCGTGACCACCAATAGGTTTCTGCACCGGAATTCCCCATTTAATCAACCGGTTTCCCAAATACGCAACCTGTTGAATTCGGTTTTCGAGGTAATATCCTGTTGTAACTTCATCCAGTCCAACGGCCAGCGCGTTCATATCGCGGCCAGCCATTCCGCCGTAGGTATTAAATCCTTCGAACATAATATTAAAAACCGAAGCTTCTTTTAGCAGCTCCTCCTCTTTCATGGCTATAAATCCGCCAATATTTACCATGCCGTCCTTCTTGCTACTCATTGTCATCGCATCGGCATACGAAAACATTTCAGCCACAATTTCTTTAATCGTGCTGTAGCGGTATTCATCTTCGCGTTGCTGAATAAACCAGGCATTTTCAGCAAAACGTGCTGAATCGAATACCACTTTAACCCCATATTCTTCTGATAATGCATGCACATCACGAAGGTTTTGCATCGACACCGGTTGCCCGCCCGAAGTGTTGCATGTGAGCGTTACAATAACCATTGGAATTTGTTCTGCCGGATGTGTGGAATAAACAGCTTCAAGCTTCTCCAAATCGATATTACCTTTAAACGGGTGCAACGATTCCGTATCAAAAGCCTCATCGATAGTACAATCTACAGCTGTCGCTTTCCGGTATTCAATATGGCCTTTTGTTGTATCAAAATGACTGTTTCCGGGAACCACATGGCCTTCTTTTACCAACACCGAAAACAACACATTTTCGGCAGCCCGCCCCTGATGAGTAGGCAGAAAATAATCAAAACCCAATATGTTCTTTATCGCATCTTTTAAGTGATAATATGACGATGATCCGGCATAACTCTCGTCGCCGGTCATAATTGCGGCCCACTGGTTTTGACTCATCGAGCCCGTTCCGCTGTCGGTTAACAAATCGATAAAAACCTGTTCGCTTCGTAAATTAAAAAGGTTGTAGTTCGCCTTTTTAATCCACTCTTCGCGTTGTTCGCGCGTACTTTTATAGATGGGTTCAACCATCTTAATTTTATATGATTCTGCAAATGGTAATTCCATAATTCTTAATTGAATGAAAGCTTTCAGCCTTGCTGCTACAAGACAAAATACTTTCGTGTTACTAAATAAATTGATTGGCCAGAACTTTCTCCGGCGCAAGAATGAATTACAGAAGAGTATATGCGTCCCTGTTCTTAATGTTCAGAAAACTACGGTTGTGGAGGTAGATAGCCATCAAAAATTTAATCATGACTTTTAATTTTACTCCCTACAAATTTAATGAGCTAAAAACGAATTGCAACACGATAAATATCAGTTTTATACATTTTTAAATTCAGGTGTGTAAGAATTGTCTAATTTTGCTCCAAATTAGAAAACGAATAGAAAATGGGAAACTTAGCATTTGAAGCAGTTATTTTCGACATGGATGGTGTAATTACCAAAACAGCCATTACGCACGCTGCGGCATGGAAAAAAATGTTTGATGAATACCTGCAGAAACACGCTGAAGAGACAGGGGGAATATTTAAAGAATTTACACAAAGCGACTACCTGGCTTATGTTGACGGGAAGCCACGTTATAAAGGAGTAGCATCGTTTTTAGAGTCACGAAGAATAATCATGGAACTTGGCAATCCTTCTGATGAACCGGGCATGGAAACGGTTTGTGGATTGGGTAACCGCAAAAACGAAGCTTTTAACGAGGTAATTGCACGCGATGGTGTAGAAGTTTATGAATCGACAGCACAAATGCTAAACGATTTGAAAGAAGCCGGTATAAAACTGGGAGTTGCATCGTCGAGCAAAAACTGTGCACCGGTTTTGGAAGCTGTTGACATGTTAAAGATGTTTGGAGCCCGTGTTGACGGTGTTGTTTCGGCCGA
It contains:
- a CDS encoding LamG-like jellyroll fold domain-containing protein, which translates into the protein MLLKIRLKLFLLLFTGIVFFVQARANDFADNSFLIGQLTPAEYSSNRLFDFIKDNNWTGLELAINSDNKEINLTNSTIPFSEILEKIELLLQNEESKIIPVFINYSGNVHVLDSVINASRLSNQIFYLPQGERWPSIEYLVQANRRVIFFVEGDIQNESRILHETTNYALEIGASQITPNSAILKRESNINKELFKISNFDRLPTGVSTSLVNRNLFPEYINFLLESWTKYGKKPNFLFVENSIYNFGFIIEQLNSFEAVKGQVRTIGKNFERVFWKNAETLITGGKFSFPIRGGEEMILTPFVPGFSLAPSQLTITAEMVKPEQYSILATPLLLNRGLMASFHFENELADVVNPERNFDGNGYTFSQDIDRGNVLRLPENANVNLGHPELYGLPNSSFTISCFVKFIDILEFGDNAILGNDETGYRRGLHLVLRSGHPYFGLWANDFMSDELLETNKWYHLTWRYILETGQQAIFVNGQYVGGSDGHPPYSGTNDIFIGSALSGGASLRGYIDNLYIWNRPLGNEEINRLALDEEIIYEPAETPTTLLSTRNIVIILASIAFIFLLFILILLRKMNARKQSILVNNPETPTKNQIQLFGEFKAINENNEDVSDLFTPKVRELFIFTLIHSMKYGIGAPIPDVNETLWYGIEAKKVANNRAVTLNKLRKILAHFNKVEITSQNGYLHLNLSEDFFCDYVEAFNLCKIPEGMSRQQLQLFFHLVKKGRLLKGVDWAWLDEIRGFTGNQVIDNLLKLALDYKKENKPKEVEKVSQRILDYDDLNEEALYLQIWGLQKTNNSHLAKFNFESFCSKYQKTMGESYALNFKEFTHHYADQL
- a CDS encoding tryptophanase, which gives rise to MELPFAESYKIKMVEPIYKSTREQREEWIKKANYNLFNLRSEQVFIDLLTDSGTGSMSQNQWAAIMTGDESYAGSSSYYHLKDAIKNILGFDYFLPTHQGRAAENVLFSVLVKEGHVVPGNSHFDTTKGHIEYRKATAVDCTIDEAFDTESLHPFKGNIDLEKLEAVYSTHPAEQIPMVIVTLTCNTSGGQPVSMQNLRDVHALSEEYGVKVVFDSARFAENAWFIQQREDEYRYSTIKEIVAEMFSYADAMTMSSKKDGMVNIGGFIAMKEEELLKEASVFNIMFEGFNTYGGMAGRDMNALAVGLDEVTTGYYLENRIQQVAYLGNRLIKWGIPVQKPIGGHAVFVDAKKFLGHVPKEEYIAQTLAIELYLEAGVRGVEVGTLLADRDPLTRENRYPKLEMLRLAIPRRTYTNNHMDVVAVALKNIFDRREEIDHGYRIKKEAPIMRHFSVELEHAEKEHKK
- a CDS encoding beta-phosphoglucomutase family hydrolase, whose amino-acid sequence is MGNLAFEAVIFDMDGVITKTAITHAAAWKKMFDEYLQKHAEETGGIFKEFTQSDYLAYVDGKPRYKGVASFLESRRIIMELGNPSDEPGMETVCGLGNRKNEAFNEVIARDGVEVYESTAQMLNDLKEAGIKLGVASSSKNCAPVLEAVDMLKMFGARVDGVVSAELGLHGKPEPDIFTTACDMLKSTPAKAIVVEDAVSGVQAGAKGKFGLTLGIARENNEKELAENGADFVVTDLEEVGGISGLNELFVKNNK